ACAGATATTTGGTGTTCGCTGGTCTGATATTTAGCAAGGTGTAACTGTGAtttgaattaatattgtgtaagcATGAACGATCGTCAAAATTGTAACCAAGGCCTGTAAGGCAGCGGCTCTGAACGAACTGTAACTAAAGCTAGCATAGCATTAGATACTGTACAGTTCGGATGAATGGCTAACGCTAGCGCCGTTGCTAATTAGCATATCCTATAGAGTCAGACTGGCTGCTGATTAGCATGATGCTAAAATTAGCAAGTTGGTGATTAGCCTCCTGAAGTGAGCGGTAGACTCACAGCACTGCCTAGCAATATCGAAGCAGCTTTTTTGATTGTGATTTTTCGGCAAGCTACGCGTGGGTGTTTGTATTAGATAATGATCTGATACCGTTAGCCCGGTTCCCAACACGATAACGTCGTATTCTTCATTCATCTTTCCTCGTCTTTAATCCCCTTTTCCTATGCGTCGGCCCGAAGAAAATGGAGATCTTGCAAAGCTGGAAATGAAAGAAGTGCGCTGTCACGTCACCCACTGTGGGTGTGGCTGGAAAGGGCAGGGCTTGTGAGTTTGCGCGTCTGAGATGCGATTGGTGGATTATGCTGTCAATCACCGAAGGCGAGTGTTCCGCCCCTGATCACCTGCATGGGGATTTTGGTTCGTCACACTGACTAGAATCTCCTAAAAAccttcacaaaaacacacacatacttgctAAATAAAAGATCTGTCAGTTGTAACAAGGGTTAGATTGTTTCCACCTCAAGATGATTTATGTTTCTTTAATTCAATGTAAATTTAACAGTAAAGCTAAGACAATATCCAACTGatatttgttattaataaattataacatGGGAATATCAATCCACTATGTGTATATGGATATTTTGCTCTTGAAAGATcactaaaataacataaaatcctTTTTTATACGCATAGTTTAACAAAGTTCTTTGCATTTCTGACCCTAACAAAAATAACGATGTTTTTACTTTAACCAAAGTATACTAaccttgtgagtgtgtgtgtgtgtgtgtgtgtgtgtgtgtgtgtgtgcgtgtgtgtgtgtgtgttttgatcttTATAATAACAGATTTACTGAAAATATGGTGGTTAAACTATGATTCCAGTagcaaaaccatggttaatttgtggCTACCATGGTTTAACAACAAAAACCTTGTTGATGTTGAAGTTCAACCATGGTAAAAGAAGAGTAATGAAATCATTCATTGATCAAAGCATTTTTATCCAGACAAATATAGAGACATCACAGTGATatccatttatttaattcaccagATGGCTCAGTTCTTTCAGTTTGTTTAATTGGCGAAGGGGTTGTAAACTGGGCCCAATTTGCAAAAGATTTATTCAAAGCATCATCCCTTAtgtctataatgtctataaatataaagtaaaataaattatgcCCCAAGTATGGCTACTGTCATTTTGGGTTAATGACATCATTCGGAGTGGAGTTTGCATACGTGATCATGATCTGGACCACAGTATAAATGTTCCACAGGCTTAATCACAATTTAGATTCACTCATTTTGATAAGAACTTCTTAAAATAATGGATAAATAATATTCAAagtgtaatttttgttttgttttgtttacatgaaACAGGGCAGAGTTTGTGGCCTATACCAGgcgtgtcaaactcagttcctggagggccgcaggtGCAGCCCTGTACAGTTtatttccaaccctgctccaacacacttacctgtaggtctcAAATGAGtctaaaggactcaattagtttgatcagatgtgttttattagcaggcccgtagccagcctggtgaaagggtagctcttttttctcaaaaattggACTTTTGTGCAGTTATTCacctaattttctatttaattatgagatttaaatactgcatttatagTGACATTTgaagcactatttttttttttttgctggattagcttgtcgaatggtcatcataaccacactttttaatgtaccaaaagcatttcctaaagatttagaataaagaaatatgaaaaaatgcatatttttaaaatgcaaatgtgttatatttatcattggaatataaaaataaataagttaggcatttttttaaataaattaggcacaaaactgtagcctattatcatttattaggcaaatgacAAACTGGCCAGCTCCTCAGTCACTTTTctaagtcagaatttggccatttgaataataaaaaacatgtatGTTGTatttccgctgcgtaaaacatatgctggataagttggcggttcattccgctgtggcgacccctgattaataaagggaataagccgaaaagaaaatgaatgaatgtatgttgtATGTTATCTTGGACAGCTGAATGTTGGACTAAAACTGATTACACAAAGTCACGCCAAAGTGACTGCCAACAGAGCATTTTGCTTGGTCTAAAAGCCTTCTTTGATGGGTTAGTTGCACGCTTTATGATGGTATAGTATTGGCTCATGTATGGGACATATTCTGGACGTTTGTCAGTGGGGAGTGGGTCTTTTAAACCACCGCAACCACCCCTGGATATGGGCCTGATTAGagctggaactaaactgcagagctgcggaccTCCAGGAACTTGGAGTTTGACACCCTTGGCCTATACTATATCCAACCACCAGGGGGCGATACAAGCagttaaaaaaatagcaaaaccaAATTCACAGGTTATCTTGTCATGAAAATTCACAAGATTTTCCCCACATGATCTTTATTTGGCAGTTTGTGTGTTTACTTAATTCAACGAGTTATCCAGTTGCCACAGTGTTTATATTTCAAGATTTTCAAACACTTCTTTAATATGAGGCTTTACGACATACTGTCTTGCTGTATTGCCTGTGTTGTCTTCAGAATCCATGAGTCCCATCTGCAGCAGCATCTGAACGGCATCCACATGCTGCCCAATGCAGGCCATATGTAGAGCTGCAAACCATAAAATCATGTGCATTTTGCTCTCCAAATATGGCATCTCGATAAAGAGACATGCAGTCAAATGCAGTACAAAatgtgggtcacactttacaataagattacaTTAGTAAATGTATTGACTAACGTGAACTAAATATGAACAAGTAgaacatttgaagagttcagatgccaaaaGCTCTGAATGCCATGTGCAAATTTCTTCTAAGATGAGCATTTTATtaagctcctgtgtgtaggttcagtaatatcactgtTATGACGTAGAATGAGCCTTTTTATGGTCTTTAAATGGAAATAACCtgtgtgcaaattatacattggtCAAGTTTTTTGATTATGTTCAGTAATATGAACAAATATTGTGATAAACGTATTgttgatgttagtaaatgcattaactaatacagccttgttgtaaagtgttaccaaaaagtgTAATCCCACCTGATCTGCCTTTTGCGTCTCTTGCGTGTAGATTGGCGCCCAGGGCGAGCAGCGTTTTTATGGTGCTTGTGTGACCTTCCTGAAAAAAATGAGCATCGAGATTGAAGCAAGATTAGAGGAGGAAGTCTATCTTAACTGTGCTTCATCTTTAATGCAACACACACAACCTTAGCAGCGTAGTGCAATGCTGTCAGCTCCAGTTTTGTGGCTCTTGAGTTTATATCCATGCCAAGATGATGAACGAGAAAGGAAAGCGCTTCTTCTTGAGCGGTTACAGAAGCCTGGTGTATAGGCTGTGCGCCGAGAATATCCACTGCTGAGGGAGATGCCTACACCAGATTAAGAACAGAAACAAGTTCACTAGTAAAATAATCTAGTTCATTGTGTATGGGTGTacgtgtgtgggtgtttcctagtactgggttgcggctaaaagggcatccgctaagtaaaacatttgctggaattattggcggttcattctgctttggttacccctgataaataagggactacgccgaaagataatgaatgaataaaatgttcgCTTACCTGGTGATCCTCGAGAAGCAGTTTAGCAACAGCTATGTGTCCATTCCTTATGGCATCCATAAATGGTGTGACTCCACAACTGTCCTTTTCATCAGGCTCATAGcaacaactgaattaaaacacaaaatatgtgAGAAAGATAATAAAGCAATCGCAAACACACTCAAATTCAACACGCTACCTTCGAAGCAGGATCTTCACTGCATCCTCACAGCCGTGCATAGCTATGAACAGTAGAAAAACAGCGTTGAGAGAAGTCAATTAAATGCAAATGGAGATGTAAAAACACATTCGTTCCTGTGCTATCATACCAGCAGTGTGGAGGGGCGTCCTGCCAGTCTTGCTCTTTGTCTTCCAGATTTCAGGTTTGGCCAGGAGGAGGTGGTTTATGATGGCTGGATCTCCTTCTCTGCAGGCGATGTGAAACGAGCTCCATCCATCCTTGTTCTGCAGCATTGGTTCGGCACCGTAATCCAGCAGCTCCTGGATGACCTCAAGGTTTCGTCGGGTACAGGCCATCATAAGAGGGGTCCTGGAGAGGACAAAAGTCAATTACTGTACAAAAAGTGATGTTTTATAGTATTACAACTTAAGGTTATTAGAGGGATTAGTATTATTAatcttttaaattaaacatttaatagtacattattattattattattacacatttatttatcagtTAGCTTAAcactttaccatttaaaacatatttaagttaTTTCATTTCAGGTTTATTTCATTTAACCAAAACAATGTTTAGTTTGATTTACTTTACAATGACAGAACTATTTTAAATCAAGTACTATAAATAGTAGTACAAATGattaaattgtaaacaaaaaaacatttcctccttcgagccggattcgaaccagcgacctaaggatatCAGTGTAATACcgctacagtcctccgctctaccaactgagctatcgaaggggACATATAATACACCACATACTACCTACTACATACGTCATACtacaaaaagacatgttttatatatatatatatatatatatacacttaatcATTCCATACTGCATTCATGACGTACCAATCTGCTTTCTTCAGACTGTCTACTTTCGCTCCTCTGCCTATGAGAAATCGCACACACTCATAATGACCCATAGAGGAAGCCTCGTGCAGAGCTCTCTTATAGTCGCTGTTGTACACTTCAATATCCATGTTGAGCTCCTCTACCAAATAACGCAAAATGTCTACATGTCCATGTCTGGCAGCATAATGCAGTACCGTATCTCCAGACTTCCCGAAATGAGTGTAAATGACTGTTTGCTTGTTGTCGGCGAGCTCATTAAGATGCTGTTTAACTGTCCACAGCTCTCCGTGCTGAACTGCTTTGATTAGGAGCTTGACTGTGTTTTCTGCCTCCATTTAGCTCAGTTAAATTCTGCTAAATAAATAGTTTCGAACGTTAGCAATGTAACGTTATACATACGATACATTACAACCAGAATGATGTAAATAGAGACTTCCAATGTGTTTACTACTATATGGTTGGTTAAAATGTGACGCCACCGCCATttccttcaaaataaaagtcccttattttaatgatagatagatagatagatagatagatagatagatagatagatagatagatagatagatagatagatagatagatagatagatagatagatagatagatagatagatagatgacaaacacagacagacagacagacagcagacagacagacagacagacagacagacagacagacagacagacagacagatagatagatagatagatagatagatagacagacagacagacagacagacagagagaaaagaaatagatagatagatagatagatagatagatagatagatagatagatagatagatagatagatagatagatagatagatagatagatagatagatagatagatagacagacagatggatagacagacagacaaacacagatgAACAGATACACATAAAACAGACAGACTAACAGACAGACATAGAgactaacagacagacagaaagacagacagacagacagacagatacacataaaacagacagacagatagaaagacagatagactgacagacagacagacagacagacagacagacagacagacagacagacagactaacagaagacagacagacagacgacaaACACAGATGAAAAGATACAcaaaacagacagacatatagaaagacagacagacagacagacacacagatagatacacagacagacagacaaacagacagacagacaaacagacagacagacagacagacagacagacagatgacaaAAACAGATGAACAGATACAcataaaacagacagacagacagacagacagacagacagacagacagacagacagactaacagacaaacagacagatgacaaacacagatgaacagatacacataaaacagacaaacagacagacagacagacagacagatgacaaACACAGATGAACAGATACACataaaacagacagacaaacagacagacagacagacagactaacagacaaacagacagatgacAAACACAGATGAACAGATACACataaaacagacagacaaacagacagacagacagacagacagacgacaaACACAGATGAATAGATACAcataaaacagacagacagacagacagaccgacaaaCAGACAGACGACAAACACAGATGAATAGATACAcataaaacagacagacagacagacagtacaTTATTAATTGATTGAGATCAGGGAGAATTTTACatatatcatttaatatttagAATTGGGGCATTAGCCTTTTATTACAGCACAATTTGCATAATTTATCAATACCGTTTGTGTACAACCACAAAAACCATGacagttggattttttttttcatcagtttACATTAAGTGGAAAACCAGACGGATTATACAAGCATATCTTTGTACAGTCAGCATACATATTTAGGTTTGATTCATTTCTCATAATCTTTTCCCCCTCTTTTTGTAAATAGAATCTGGACACAAAAATAGTATGAACAACAAAACATGCAACATCCAAAGTGAAAACACCGCACTTTTCCTGATTCTACTCTGAGTCAGTAAGGTCAGCATCtgctctttattattattatgcttattattattattattatacagggTTAAATCTGTGTCTGTTGTGCAGGTCAAGTCCAGTCCAGTCCGTCAGAGGCAAGCATGGGGAAAGCTTTTACCCTAGTGCATGTACAACATGTAACACACAGATCAAAAACACAGTCGCTCTGCTCCTTTCCCTCAAACATGCTCTTCTCTGAACCAGAAAACGAAATACAAGATCCTATTTGTACAAAAAGAAAAGTATTCTTTTATTTACATggctcctttttttatttatttttaagtatttaagcGGAGGTGAAAGTGTTAGTGTGGCAATAAAGTGAAAAAGATGCATGCACGGGCTATTCGAAGGAGGTCGCGTTGGTTACAATGAATGCTCTTTCTCCTCTTaatttgtaaacataaaaaatagtAATGCACATTCTGAGAGATCAGAATATAATAAAGTGAGAACTGAGCATTGTATATAAAGCTGAGTGCAGTGAGATAGTGATGTTTCCAGACACTGTGACTGAATGGATGAATCTGCTTTGCTCCTGTAAACACACATTTAGCTATGTACATTTaccaactaacaaataaatagcgGAGTAGGTTAATCACTCAAACTAAcagccaaaaatgcaaattaaatactaaatatatattaaaaaaatacaaaataaaagtcatcatAATGCATTACGACAATTAAATGATAAGTACAACAGATGCCTTTTGGGTTGCATAGAATAACATACACAGAACCTGCGGGTTTTGGTAGTTTGGCACAGGTTAAAGGTCGATTTAACCCTTAACGCTGGACTTTTGTGTACCTTAAGTGCTTGACTTGTAAAATGGCTGGGTTACGTTTTGCAAGGTTATATCCACACATCCTGTTTAAaggcataataataaaaaaaaaaaaacatatacataacGCTAATGGCATTTCAGTGTCTGAGGTGGCcacacttttctgaaattatgagATGAACGTGTgtcaaaatgtgtgtaaactcaAAATGATGTGATGTCTTCACCCTGATCCTCATTGTCGCCTTTTAAGCTGCTTAGAGCAGAGATCGGCTAATAACGTTTAAGCAAGGCTTTTACATCGAAACCTGAGTGTttaggagtttgttttccataaaaCATAAGCTAATATTAACATTGTGATATGAAAACGTCCGGACAAGACATGACATTGACCCATTGGAGCTCCATTCGAGCTCTAATCCATCTGTGGAGGTTTTAACAGTGCTTGACTGATTTAAATGGCAGGATATTTCTtgattttctctttattttttgatgaaaactactaaaaaaagaaaaaaagctagCAAACTACATTCATAAAATGCTAGACTCAAAGTGCAAATCATATAACAGTGCTGGATTTGACATTTTCAACTGATTCTGCTGCATACAAGAGAGATTTCATCTGTCACATTCATCAAACAAGACTTCCCGTTCACTTTCGTTGCGAGACTGGCAGTTTTCTTAAACGTTTAtattacccagcaaacaattttgtatttaatagacgtctaatagacatctaaacgtagacagcttggttaaaacaaggctattcttgggctgtcagtgaaaatctgatagacatcaaagaatagcccaaaactagactagtcgtcaaatagacagataagacagactttatatgtgtaatcattcatttctgtttatttgatgactagtattcttagacatttattagattttcactgacagcccaaattttagcctggttttagccaagatgactatgtttagatgtctattagacatctattagacatcttttgaacacgaaaatgcttgctgggtacttGTAATCATCCTGATTCTCTCTGAATCCGCTGATGAAATCCGTATCGCTCAGCCAAAGACCAAAGTGTTACTTGTGTGAGTGGAAATAACCATACTGACACAAAGAGTCATCACAACACCCAATAAATCATATTTCATTCGTTTAAATCTGTCtataatataccataaaatactcTTCTAATCCATTGATAATGTGCTTAAATATTCGTTCAACACAATAACATCTGAGGGAATGTAAAAGAAGGATAAATATCTAAAACGGAATCGTCTCTATCAtacaaaaataagatatttgtatatatatgataTCTGTCTGTTAAATAATCCTTTATGAATAATGCACAAATTACTGGGAACAAATAAACGTTCGCTAACGGTCTGTCGTGGCCCAATGTACACATATTATTATAGATACACCAGTAAGTGATTGTGAAAGTGCATGTACACATTTGTATGAATATTACGGGAATCTCCAGCTCACTTTTTTTTCAGATCTGCATCTTTCAGGATCAGATCTTTCCTGTAAACACCATTGTACACCTGTTTCTCCATGGCTTGGGTTAAGACAATCACGCGTGCCAGTGCAATCGGGAATCTCCCCGTGTCGGCCCTCCAAATTCAGCTCAGTTTAGTCCCAAAGAGTGCGGCAGAGATGTGCCTGGTCTGTCCTCGCGCCTCATTCGACCGCCTTCTTTAGGAGTGGATCTGAGCTGTGCTGGCCAGCAGCTTGTGCCAGCTCACCACCCGTTTACGCAGGTCTACCTTATCCAGCCACACGTACGCTTCGCCGATTAGGGTCTTCTTTACGAATTTGCCTCCGTTTGAAACAAGAAAGAGCTGCGAGGATTGGAAGAAATGAGAATCACTACTTCAAGTCTGGGCTAATTTTAAGCTTGTGCACTCAATTTACAATTTCCTATATTTTGGTGTCACAGCTTAGTCCTATTTGAAGTTATCATGACAGATGGAGAAGAGTTTTTTCATGCGTTTCATGACATATATTCTGAAGTACAGTATACAAAACTTAAAagtctcgtgaagtgctttgaaatgtgcattttttattcaacgtttgacaatctcaactgaaaaatgaagagaggatGAACCAGAGTAGCtcttccccttttaaaaaaacagccatttaGGTGAAAGtgacaagctttacatgtttatattggttttatatcttcaaaatgtgaatttgtcattgttttgtaccACACTAGCTCATAGATATCCTTGaggactaacatactgatactagaATCTAAAAACCTAATTTCAATGGACCTTTAAATATACAGCGATTGAGAGagcaagttaagaaaacacatgcacaaaGAGAAACACTAACAAACTAAGAAAACATCTTTatcagtttgacaacacacaCATGTGTAAATTCTCACAAAACATGCACTAAAATACAAAACGGGACCCCAAAAGTTATGAATAAAGCTGCTTTCTGATTAGAGTCAACAGTGTTGTTGGAGATCTGAGAGGTGAGTTTTTTTAAGCGTTTAAACAGTTAACGTCTTGATCGTACAGTTCCTTGTAAAAACCTACAGTAGTCTGACTTGCTTGTTTTCTAACAGTTGTTCTCTGAGTAAATCTTGCTAGCATGGCCTTGAAATAAGatttaaattaaagttaattgTGTAAGTTGTCAGATTATCTGGGCTGAAAATATACAAAGaagaaacattaaaattaaaataaaaaactcaccTCCAAGATCTTCGAAAACACTGCAAGATCCTTGCTTTTTAGAGTCTGCCAACACATTTCCTTGGGGTCTATACTATTTTACTATCTATATTTTTAATCactgcattttaaaaacaaaatgtctgTAGAATTTGAATGATGAATTTTACATTAGttctaaaaaaaaagtgttcataaatcatgtttaattttgatctccactgaaCATGGTGAATCAATGTCTGACGTACCTGAATGGAGTGACCTGTGGGGTTCATGCAGAAGCGGAAGGTTTCGTTGAAAGATGGTTCGCGATCATGACGACACACTCTGGTCTTCTTCTTGATGATTCTTTTCTGAGTGGCCACATTCACCACATAGAGCTTCACGTACAGGTCTGTAAAAATACAAGTGTGTTTGAAACAACTCACCAATTCTTTCTGGAAAAACACCTTCCCAATTGGTCTGTGGCAGTTTTGGAATATGTGGGTGTGGCTCTATGGCACCGCCTTTGCTATATAGAGTGCATGCAAACATGTTTGCAGTCACATGTTTTGTTACCTGGGAGGTGGTCGGGAGACTTGAATTTGTAGGTGATGTTTCTGCACTGTAGGATCTCAAGCACCAGGTGTTCTCCCTCTGTCTTCATCTCCTTCTTCAGGGCAATCTTTATCTCTCCCATCACCTGAGTCTTACCtaaacatgcacgcacgcacgcacacacacatatatataaagagGTCAGTATCTCAGTTCCTCCTCTTACCTCTTTATCTTTTCCTCCCATATTCTGTGAATCTTTGAGCCACGTGAAGAGCATTCAGACAGTGATAAGGGATCTAGCACATTTATAGCCAGAGGAAATAGTTTAATATGGGAGGAACTATTTAAATTCTCTCTAAGATAAGTCTTAGATAAAAGTTTACACACTGGATGATCACTTTTACTCAACAAGGATGCATTAGATGGATCGTTAATGAAATTAAAGTGTCTGTATTGTTaagacaaatatttaatttaaagggcacctattttacccctttttcaagatttaatataagattttgtgtctccagaatgtgtctgtaaagtttcagctcaaaacacccatcagattatttattctacctttcagaacattggaatctgaacacattgtagctgtttttgttgtctttaatgcaaatgagccgGTTCTCCTCCCGTTGCCTGTCAAAGCAAGCGTCAATCtctggctgcgtcagataaacagcacagtgacagacatgaaggaagcagatctcacgtaacgtttgtgagaaatactacagtaagaactttcctaatgattatttgatgtatttgttgtggagtttctTTAAGCAAtgatgaatcacacacaatgtcgttacaaagttcaagcACACACTGCGCACACGTTTAATTTTGCACTtagtttttgcatggcaaatgtgacaggatacatgtccactgctatatggatatccattatgttaatgtacaaaataaacctgacttaacatccacaaaccgggattgaagggttttcttttataattttactgacatgcgg
This region of Danio aesculapii chromosome 4, fDanAes4.1, whole genome shotgun sequence genomic DNA includes:
- the ankrd16 gene encoding ankyrin repeat domain-containing protein 16, yielding MEAENTVKLLIKAVQHGELWTVKQHLNELADNKQTVIYTHFGKSGDTVLHYAARHGHVDILRYLVEELNMDIEVYNSDYKRALHEASSMGHYECVRFLIGRGAKVDSLKKADWTPLMMACTRRNLEVIQELLDYGAEPMLQNKDGWSSFHIACREGDPAIINHLLLAKPEIWKTKSKTGRTPLHTAAMHGCEDAVKILLRSCCYEPDEKDSCGVTPFMDAIRNGHIAVAKLLLEDHQASPSAVDILGAQPIHQASVTAQEEALSFLVHHLGMDINSRATKLELTALHYAAKEGHTSTIKTLLALGANLHARDAKGRSALHMACIGQHVDAVQMLLQMGLMDSEDNTGNTARQYVVKPHIKEVFENLEI